TTCGAGATAATTCCTGCAAAGACCGTCAGCGAGGATTGCGGCTTTGATTGGGTGATCTTCAAACACAAACTCGATAACCTCCATTTATTTACCCTTAACGAAATGATGGCCATCGCCAATACCATCAAAATACCATTCAGATATATGTTGCAACTCGTCAGAAAGGCGAGGGGAGATGAGGGTAACATTTAATTGTCATTCCATTGATAATAAATATCTTATTTTAGCATCACCATGCATTAGCCCGTTTAACCATTTAACCCGATATGCCATGACGTTACCTTTTATTGAGATTATTGAATGGGTGGAACATGACCCTAATCTGCTCATGCATAAATTTGCAGATGGTGATAAAGAAATTAAAAATGGCGCGCAGTTAACCGTGCGTGAGAACCAGGCAGCCATGCTGTTGAATGAAGGGCAGCTGGCTGATGTATTCGCCCCTGGAATGCACAAACTGAGCACGGCCAATATTCCGATTATCAGCCGCCTGAAAGGATGGAAATACGGCTTTGAATCACCATTTAAAGCAGATGTTTATTTCTTCACCACCCGCCAGTTCCTTAATCTGAAATGGGGTACACCCGCTCCGATACTTTTACGTGATCCTCAGTTTGGCCAGGTAAGACTTCGTGCATTTGGTACATTCTCTGTACGGATTGCAGATGTAGCCACCTTCTTCAGGCAATATGCAGGTACTTATCCAAGGCTCACCATCTTTGAGCTGGAAGTACAAATGCGTGATTTCATAGCACCTAAATTCGGAGAAGTGCTCGCACAGGCCAATATCTCTGTATTGGACGTAGCAGGCAATATCAGCGATCTCAGCAGGAAAATAGAACCATTACTCAAACCTTATTTCGAAAATATCGGCATTGAGTTAACCCAGTTCGTTATCACCAGTGCAACCCTGCCACCTGAAGTAACAGAATATTACGACAAAGTCACCGGCATGAACATGATCCCTGACATGAATAAATATCAGCAGTTTAACCAGGCCAATGCAATAGGCCAGGCAGGAACTGTTGCCAATGAAGGCATGCAGCAGGGCATGATGGCTGGCATCATGTTAAATACCCTTCAGCAGCAACAACAACAGCCACAGGAAGATATCACGGCAAAACTCCAGAAACTCAAAACGCTGTTTGAACAGGGATTAATTGACGAACCCGAATACAAAGCCAAAAAGGCGGAACTCATTGAAAAATTATAGTTACCCATTACATGTCTGACCAGAATAAAAAGCCCCTTAGTTTTATTGAAAAAATGAAACTGAAAGCGCAGCAGCAAATTTCCTATGGGGGAGAAGCCAAACAGGAAAGTGCTAAAGTGGATGTTACCGATTGCCCTAACTGCGGTGCCGGCAGGGCCAAACAGGATGGCATTACACATTGTGCCTATTGCGGTTTTGAATTTATCCGTGTGCAACTCGGCGATGGTATCAACATCAAAAAGGAAGATAATTCTCATGACAAATGAATTGGAAACCCGCTGGAATACTTTCCTTGGTAAACTGGAAGAAAAAGCAAACGAACTCATAGAAGGGATCCGCACAGAAGGAAAAACACTCTGGCAGGATAAAGCGGATATATACCATCAGACCTATTATCGTTTCAGAAGTGGCATGCAGGGCCAGTTGAGGTCCATCTATTCAAAAGCACGTGATACTTATGAAGCCCAGATCCAACAGCAGGGGCATCACCTGTCATCGGCCTATCATGAATGGGAGGAGCGGATCAGGCAAAAAGAAGAAGATGCAGTCAATGACGCGGAAGCAGAAGACCTCGAGTTAAAGTACCAGGAAATACTGGCGGAACATGCAGCCATAAAAGATAAATTTTCCTGTATTCAATGTGGCGGAAAACTGGTGTTGGACAAGATCTATTTTATCACCACCTATATCAAATGTGATCAGTGCCAGACGCAAAATACCTTTGAACCCTCTACCGTGGCAAAGAGCCTGGAAGGCTTATCAAAACCGCTGGCAGAGCAGCGCTGCAAGCATTTATACAATGAATACCAGCAGCATGTTCTTCATCCGCGGCATGATG
This DNA window, taken from Chitinophaga niabensis, encodes the following:
- a CDS encoding SPFH domain-containing protein, which codes for MTLPFIEIIEWVEHDPNLLMHKFADGDKEIKNGAQLTVRENQAAMLLNEGQLADVFAPGMHKLSTANIPIISRLKGWKYGFESPFKADVYFFTTRQFLNLKWGTPAPILLRDPQFGQVRLRAFGTFSVRIADVATFFRQYAGTYPRLTIFELEVQMRDFIAPKFGEVLAQANISVLDVAGNISDLSRKIEPLLKPYFENIGIELTQFVITSATLPPEVTEYYDKVTGMNMIPDMNKYQQFNQANAIGQAGTVANEGMQQGMMAGIMLNTLQQQQQQPQEDITAKLQKLKTLFEQGLIDEPEYKAKKAELIEKL